One region of Terriglobales bacterium genomic DNA includes:
- a CDS encoding VOC family protein — protein sequence MRVLPLALLLVFALPLAAQTQPAVIALDSVGITVSDMERAVDFYSGVLSFRKVSDVELAGNDWEHFTGVFGLRVRIVRMQLGGEFIELAQFLAPEGRPLPVDSRSNDRWFQHVAIITSDMQKAYAHLRAHNVRHASSGPQRLPEWNRNAGGIEAFYFKDPDGHALEVLHFPAGKGDPKWQSTSALFLGIDHTAITVSDTGASLVFYRDALGMRVAGESENYGTEQEHLNNVFGARLRITALRAASGPGVELLEYLAPRDGRPYPADWRASDLGHWSTRFISPDTGRASQILRNIHARFESPDVTALARSELGFSRGVMVRDPDGHAVQLVQK from the coding sequence GTGCGCGTACTGCCTCTGGCGCTGCTGCTGGTCTTTGCGCTGCCGCTTGCCGCGCAAACCCAACCGGCTGTCATCGCGCTCGATTCGGTCGGCATCACGGTGAGCGACATGGAGCGCGCCGTGGACTTCTACTCCGGAGTGCTCTCGTTCCGCAAAGTTTCCGACGTGGAGCTCGCCGGCAATGACTGGGAACACTTCACCGGCGTCTTTGGCCTGCGAGTCCGCATAGTCCGCATGCAACTCGGCGGCGAGTTCATCGAGCTGGCGCAGTTTCTCGCTCCGGAAGGGCGACCTCTGCCGGTTGACTCGCGCAGCAACGATCGCTGGTTCCAGCACGTCGCGATCATCACCAGCGACATGCAGAAGGCTTACGCCCATCTTCGCGCGCACAACGTGCGCCACGCCTCCAGCGGTCCGCAGCGCCTGCCCGAGTGGAACAGGAACGCCGGCGGCATCGAGGCGTTTTATTTCAAAGATCCTGACGGCCACGCGCTCGAGGTCTTGCATTTTCCGGCAGGGAAGGGCGATCCAAAGTGGCAGAGCACCAGCGCGCTCTTTCTCGGCATCGACCACACGGCCATCACGGTCAGCGACACCGGCGCGAGCCTGGTTTTCTACCGTGACGCGCTCGGGATGCGTGTTGCCGGCGAGAGCGAGAACTACGGCACCGAGCAGGAGCACCTCAACAACGTCTTCGGTGCGCGGCTGCGCATCACTGCCTTGCGAGCTGCATCCGGCCCTGGCGTTGAGCTGCTCGAGTACCTGGCTCCTCGTGACGGCCGGCCCTATCCCGCCGACTGGCGCGCCAGTGACCTTGGCCATTGGAGCACGCGATTTATTTCGCCCGATACCGGCCGCGCCTCGCAGATTCTGCGAAACATTCACGCTCGCTTCGAATCTCCAGATGTGACCGCGCTCGCGCGTTCCGAGCTGGGGTTCTCGCGAGGAGTGATGGTGCGGGATCCCGACGGGCACGCGGTCCAACTGGTGCAGAAATGA
- a CDS encoding GMC family oxidoreductase — MPNNNHYDVIIIGTGAGGGTLAYRLAPSGKRILLLERGDYVRREKQNWDSGAVNLEGRYNTKESWQDKDGHSLHPHTNYYVGGNTKFYGAALFRLRKEDFGEIRHAGGISPEWPISYGDLEPYYAEAERLYSVHGTRGEDPTDPPSSGPYPFPAVSHEPRIQALSNQFSAQGLRPFHVPLGVMLNESDAHKSRCIRCNTCDGFPCLVYAKSDAQVVCVDPALEHPNVEMLTNAYVARLETDASGRSVSAVQVERNGEKLRFTADVVVSSCGAINSAALLLRSANEKHPNGLANGSDFVGRHYMGHVNSVVMAISKCPNPTIFQKTLAVNDFYFGSKDWQYPMGHISFVGKLDAQALRAGAPKIAPGFTLELMAKHSLDFWLTSEDLPDPNNRVTVNTRGEIVLSYTPNNTEGHDRLRAKLQHLMKHTVCDIHGNNCHEGLFDRSLFVGQKIPLAGVAHQNGTIRFGRDPKTSVLDVNCKAHELDNLYVVDGSFFPSSGAVNPALTIMANALRVGDHLLNRMGVRGEAMVQREKAASAEIEAAGVAR, encoded by the coding sequence ATGCCGAACAATAACCACTACGACGTGATCATCATCGGAACGGGGGCCGGCGGCGGCACGCTTGCGTACCGCCTGGCTCCCTCGGGCAAGCGGATCCTGCTGCTGGAGCGCGGCGACTACGTCCGGCGTGAAAAACAGAACTGGGACTCGGGCGCTGTGAACCTCGAAGGACGCTACAACACCAAAGAGAGCTGGCAGGACAAGGACGGCCACTCGCTCCATCCCCACACAAACTACTACGTGGGCGGAAACACCAAGTTCTACGGCGCGGCGCTGTTCCGTCTGCGCAAAGAAGACTTTGGCGAGATCAGGCACGCCGGCGGCATCTCGCCGGAATGGCCGATCTCGTACGGGGACCTCGAGCCTTACTATGCCGAAGCAGAGCGCCTGTACAGCGTGCACGGTACGCGCGGAGAAGATCCAACCGATCCGCCGTCCAGCGGACCGTATCCGTTTCCGGCGGTGAGCCACGAGCCGCGCATCCAGGCGCTCAGCAACCAGTTCTCGGCGCAGGGACTGAGGCCCTTCCACGTGCCGCTGGGCGTGATGCTGAACGAGAGTGACGCCCACAAGAGCCGCTGCATTCGCTGCAACACCTGCGACGGTTTCCCCTGCCTGGTTTACGCGAAGAGTGACGCCCAGGTTGTCTGTGTTGACCCGGCGCTCGAGCATCCGAACGTCGAAATGCTCACGAACGCGTACGTCGCCAGGCTCGAAACCGACGCCTCCGGGCGCTCGGTCAGCGCTGTCCAGGTGGAGCGCAACGGTGAAAAACTGCGCTTCACTGCCGACGTCGTCGTGTCGTCGTGCGGCGCCATCAATTCAGCGGCGCTGCTGTTGCGCTCGGCGAACGAGAAGCATCCGAACGGGCTGGCGAACGGGTCTGACTTTGTTGGCCGTCACTACATGGGGCACGTCAATTCGGTCGTCATGGCGATCTCGAAGTGTCCTAACCCGACCATCTTCCAGAAAACACTGGCGGTGAACGACTTCTACTTCGGCTCAAAGGACTGGCAGTACCCGATGGGACACATCTCGTTCGTCGGCAAGCTCGATGCGCAGGCGCTGCGCGCGGGCGCGCCGAAAATTGCGCCGGGCTTCACGCTCGAATTGATGGCCAAGCACTCGCTCGACTTCTGGCTCACGTCGGAAGACCTGCCCGATCCGAATAACCGCGTCACCGTGAACACAAGGGGCGAGATCGTGCTCAGCTACACACCCAACAACACGGAGGGGCACGACCGCCTGCGCGCCAAGCTCCAGCATCTGATGAAGCACACTGTTTGTGACATTCATGGCAACAACTGCCACGAAGGCCTGTTTGACCGCAGCCTGTTTGTCGGGCAGAAGATCCCGCTCGCCGGGGTCGCGCACCAGAACGGCACAATCCGCTTCGGCCGCGATCCGAAGACGAGCGTGCTCGACGTCAACTGCAAAGCCCACGAACTCGACAACCTGTACGTGGTTGACGGCAGCTTCTTCCCGTCGAGCGGCGCGGTGAATCCGGCGCTGACCATCATGGCGAATGCGCTGCGCGTCGGCGATCACCTGCTCAACCGCATGGGCGTGCGCGGTGAAGCGATGGTTCAGCGTGAGAAGGCCGCGAGCGCCGAGATCGAAGCCGCAGGGGTCGCGCGCTGA
- a CDS encoding DM13 domain-containing protein, with product MNTRKIVIIVVAVVVLIGLWAAFRPERLWVNKTVNESFPTTSASAAGMPQTDNAQQVLATGRFHSVAHDGAGVATVYKLADGKRVLRLSEFSTSNGPALYVYLVAAADATDSDTVKKAAFVDLGPLKGNKGDQNYDLPADADLAKYQSVTVWCKRFNRNFTTAPLKEGMTPASPAAMNGPTPLAAGNFHTVLHETKGTATIYQLPDGKRVLRFTDFATSNGPDLQVYLVAAGDASDSDAVKKAGFVTLGALKGNQGDQNYEVPGNVDLAKYRAVTVWCRRFSANFATAPLTPKQG from the coding sequence ATGAATACCCGCAAGATTGTCATCATCGTAGTTGCCGTGGTCGTGCTCATAGGCCTGTGGGCGGCATTCCGCCCCGAGCGTCTGTGGGTGAACAAGACGGTCAACGAGAGCTTCCCCACAACCAGTGCGTCTGCGGCAGGCATGCCGCAGACCGACAACGCGCAGCAGGTGCTGGCGACGGGCCGATTCCACAGCGTGGCGCATGACGGCGCGGGCGTGGCCACGGTCTACAAGCTGGCCGACGGCAAGCGCGTGCTGCGCCTGTCGGAGTTCTCCACATCGAACGGACCGGCGCTCTACGTTTATCTGGTAGCGGCCGCCGACGCGACCGACAGCGACACGGTGAAAAAAGCCGCGTTCGTTGACCTGGGCCCGTTGAAGGGCAACAAGGGCGACCAGAATTACGATCTGCCCGCCGATGCCGATTTGGCGAAATACCAGTCGGTGACGGTGTGGTGCAAGCGCTTCAACAGGAACTTCACCACCGCGCCTTTGAAGGAGGGCATGACGCCGGCGTCTCCGGCGGCGATGAACGGGCCGACGCCGCTGGCGGCCGGCAACTTTCACACTGTGCTGCACGAAACGAAAGGCACGGCCACCATTTATCAACTGCCCGACGGCAAGCGAGTGCTGCGCTTCACCGACTTCGCGACTTCGAATGGCCCGGACCTCCAGGTCTATTTGGTGGCGGCCGGCGATGCGAGTGACAGCGACGCCGTGAAGAAAGCCGGCTTCGTCACTTTGGGCGCGCTCAAAGGCAATCAGGGCGACCAGAACTACGAAGTGCCGGGGAATGTTGACCTGGCCAAGTACCGCGCCGTGACGGTGTGGTGCCGCCGCTTCAGCGCCAACTTCGCCACCGCACCGTTGACCCCGAAGCAAGGCTAG
- a CDS encoding aquaporin, with amino-acid sequence MLRSGQKKSESRRKLFAGYRIASGMHTLTKSEDAVMEPAPAVRRTENLRGAPPTSAVVPGASSSPSANKARRGSARTGSTAALRAHWPEYLMEAAGLGLFMFSACAFGALLLLPASPVVKAIATPTIRRVMFGFAMAGTLIAIIYSPIGAQSGAHLNPSVTLTFFRLKKIRGWDAVFYIASQFLGGLAGVLIAVLIFGDWIRHPAVHYVVTVPGPDGPWPAFMAEFVMAVITMTVVLRSSNHPVWSRYTGLLAGALVAAYISFEAPISGFSLNPARTTASAAPAMLWTAAWIYFTAPPLGMLVAAEAYLVGKGHDNVFCAKLHHHNNKRCIFNCRFGEMQAQGPQAKSAITN; translated from the coding sequence ATGTTACGGTCCGGCCAAAAAAAAAGTGAATCGCGGCGGAAACTATTCGCCGGATACCGAATCGCATCCGGCATGCACACCCTGACAAAGAGTGAAGATGCGGTCATGGAGCCCGCTCCGGCAGTGAGGCGGACCGAGAATCTCCGGGGCGCGCCGCCAACCAGCGCTGTCGTGCCGGGCGCATCTTCCTCTCCTTCCGCGAACAAAGCTCGCAGGGGTTCTGCCCGCACCGGGTCCACGGCGGCGCTGCGGGCGCACTGGCCCGAGTACCTGATGGAAGCTGCCGGGCTCGGCCTGTTCATGTTTTCGGCTTGCGCCTTTGGCGCACTGCTGCTGCTGCCAGCATCGCCGGTCGTAAAAGCGATCGCGACGCCCACGATACGGCGCGTGATGTTCGGCTTCGCCATGGCGGGCACGCTGATCGCCATCATCTATTCGCCGATCGGCGCGCAATCGGGTGCGCACCTGAATCCTTCGGTCACGCTCACCTTCTTCCGCCTGAAGAAGATCAGGGGGTGGGACGCGGTCTTCTATATAGCATCGCAATTTCTTGGTGGGCTGGCGGGTGTGCTCATCGCCGTCCTGATCTTCGGCGACTGGATCCGGCATCCGGCGGTGCACTACGTGGTCACGGTGCCCGGGCCCGACGGCCCGTGGCCGGCATTCATGGCCGAGTTCGTGATGGCGGTGATCACCATGACGGTGGTGCTGCGCTCGTCGAACCATCCGGTCTGGTCGCGTTACACCGGGCTGCTGGCAGGCGCCCTGGTAGCCGCTTACATCTCATTCGAAGCGCCGATCTCGGGATTCAGCCTGAATCCCGCGCGCACCACGGCGTCGGCTGCGCCGGCCATGCTCTGGACGGCAGCGTGGATTTACTTCACGGCGCCGCCGCTGGGAATGCTTGTGGCCGCCGAGGCATACCTCGTCGGCAAGGGGCACGACAACGTCTTCTGCGCCAAGCTCCACCACCACAACAACAAGCGTTGCATCTTCAACTGCCGCTTTGGCGAGATGCAGGCACAAGGTCCACAGGCCAAATCCGCAATAACCAATTGA
- a CDS encoding sigma-70 family RNA polymerase sigma factor: MPVPTPEPTPHLSELIRRIRAGESELFYSLVRPHEKAVYMAAYGVLNNQADAEEVAQEAVLKAFTHLEQFRGESKFSTWLIQITINEARIRLRKDRRHLYESVDQGTETEEGDYMPRDFADWRDIPSESLQRRELREAITRGLASLKPKYREVLVLRDVQHRSIKETAEILDITEATVKTRLLRARLQMRDALAPGIDGSWATGAEQYKKVRPW; encoded by the coding sequence ATGCCTGTCCCGACACCCGAGCCAACGCCCCATCTTTCAGAGCTGATCCGCCGCATCCGCGCCGGTGAAAGCGAGCTCTTCTACAGCCTGGTAAGGCCGCACGAGAAGGCGGTCTACATGGCCGCATACGGCGTTTTGAACAACCAGGCCGATGCGGAAGAGGTCGCGCAGGAAGCCGTGCTCAAGGCCTTCACGCACCTGGAGCAATTCCGCGGCGAGTCGAAGTTCAGCACCTGGCTCATCCAGATCACGATCAACGAAGCGCGCATTCGCTTGCGTAAAGACCGCCGCCACCTCTACGAGTCGGTGGACCAGGGCACAGAAACGGAAGAAGGCGACTACATGCCGCGCGACTTCGCGGACTGGCGCGACATCCCGTCGGAGTCGCTCCAACGCCGCGAGCTGCGTGAAGCCATCACGCGCGGGCTGGCCTCGCTGAAGCCCAAGTATCGTGAAGTGCTGGTGCTGCGCGACGTGCAGCATCGCAGCATCAAGGAAACAGCGGAGATCCTGGACATCACGGAGGCGACCGTTAAGACTCGGCTGCTGCGCGCGCGGTTGCAAATGCGCGACGCGCTCGCTCCCGGAATCGACGGCTCCTGGGCCACTGGCGCCGAGCAATATAAGAAGGTGCGGCCGTGGTAG
- a CDS encoding MEDS domain-containing protein yields MADVHEFEISCREVWREVSNYLDGDLDAKLRARIERHLKHCRHCTAVVSGTANTVRLIGDEQAFELPASFSNRLRGKLRDAAAAVSRGSITLGITDDPIELGTHVIHFWETQEEFRRGVRFLEIGLRDRDHGVLFGHEEANERVLRLLRNAGIDVGELIASGRLRVLPRELQTSETLVAIEGAFKDAMRQNASAIRYLGNLGAGNRPWPGGEDGVLELEARVTGLAKRFPCVMVCMYEVKALSGRMVMKGGFHTHPWVVCGHALHANSLYIPESQFLGSLHI; encoded by the coding sequence ATGGCCGACGTTCACGAATTCGAGATCAGTTGCCGCGAAGTCTGGCGCGAAGTGTCGAACTACCTCGATGGCGACCTCGATGCAAAGCTTCGCGCACGCATCGAACGCCATCTGAAGCACTGCCGGCATTGCACCGCAGTCGTAAGCGGCACGGCCAACACGGTTCGTCTGATCGGCGACGAGCAGGCGTTCGAGCTGCCTGCCAGCTTCAGCAATCGCTTGCGAGGAAAGCTGCGCGACGCCGCTGCTGCCGTGTCCCGCGGGTCAATCACCCTCGGCATTACCGATGACCCGATCGAACTCGGCACGCACGTGATTCACTTCTGGGAAACGCAGGAGGAATTCCGCCGCGGCGTTCGCTTCCTCGAAATCGGATTGAGGGACCGCGATCACGGCGTGCTGTTCGGGCACGAAGAGGCCAACGAGCGCGTCCTTCGGCTGCTGCGTAACGCGGGGATAGATGTCGGGGAGCTCATTGCTTCCGGCCGCCTGCGGGTTCTGCCCCGTGAACTTCAGACGAGCGAAACCCTGGTCGCGATCGAAGGTGCTTTCAAAGACGCGATGCGCCAGAACGCCAGCGCGATCCGCTATCTCGGGAATCTGGGCGCTGGGAATCGCCCCTGGCCCGGCGGCGAAGATGGCGTACTCGAGCTGGAAGCCCGCGTAACCGGCCTCGCCAAGCGCTTCCCGTGCGTGATGGTCTGTATGTATGAGGTGAAGGCGCTCAGCGGCCGCATGGTGATGAAGGGCGGTTTCCACACGCACCCGTGGGTTGTCTGTGGACATGCACTGCACGCCAACTCGCTGTACATACCGGAATCGCAATTCCTTGGTTCGCTGCACATATAG
- a CDS encoding zf-HC2 domain-containing protein, with product MAVIEISCLEVWREISNYIDGDLDPELRERIENHVKVCHHCAAILDGTSNTVRLLADGEAFDLPTGFSKRLYSKLDDHLKE from the coding sequence GTGGCAGTAATTGAGATCAGTTGTCTGGAGGTCTGGAGAGAGATCTCGAACTACATTGACGGTGACCTCGATCCTGAATTGCGCGAGCGCATCGAGAACCACGTCAAGGTGTGCCACCACTGTGCCGCCATCCTTGATGGCACCAGCAACACCGTCCGCCTCCTCGCCGATGGCGAGGCCTTCGACCTTCCGACCGGCTTCAGCAAGCGGCTGTACTCCAAGTTGGACGATCATCTGAAAGAATAA
- a CDS encoding heme-binding protein encodes MKTRISFLTLALAVLSTQATAQVADKKALTIEGARKIIAAAIADAKSKNTTGVIAVVDEGGNLMALERLDGTFGAGANVSIGKARTAVLFRKPTRFFEELVNSSGKGRTVMTALSDFTPLIGGVPIEVDGQIVGGVGVSGAASAAQDEELALAGAAAAKAFAGMTASSSGTSGSAAKTGMSNSTARVSYFPAAQVAAAFDKGAVLFDGQGRNYMVHASRRDAPGKAEIHTLDTDIIYVLGGTATFVTGGTAVEPANIAADEIRGSSITSGDTRQLAKGDVIIVPNGVPHWFKEVKGPFTYYVVKVR; translated from the coding sequence ATGAAGACACGAATTTCATTTCTCACCTTGGCGCTGGCCGTTCTGAGCACGCAAGCAACGGCGCAGGTCGCCGATAAGAAAGCGCTCACCATCGAAGGCGCGCGCAAGATCATCGCCGCCGCCATCGCGGACGCCAAAAGCAAGAACACCACTGGCGTGATTGCCGTTGTGGACGAAGGCGGAAATCTGATGGCGCTCGAGCGCCTCGATGGCACGTTCGGCGCGGGCGCCAATGTTTCGATCGGCAAGGCCCGTACCGCCGTACTGTTCAGGAAGCCGACGCGCTTCTTCGAAGAGCTGGTCAACTCGAGCGGCAAGGGCCGCACCGTTATGACGGCCCTCAGCGACTTCACACCCCTTATCGGCGGCGTGCCGATCGAAGTGGACGGCCAGATTGTGGGAGGTGTCGGCGTGAGCGGCGCCGCGAGTGCCGCGCAGGACGAGGAGCTCGCCCTGGCGGGCGCCGCCGCGGCAAAGGCGTTCGCGGGCATGACTGCCTCCAGCTCCGGCACGAGTGGAAGCGCCGCGAAAACCGGGATGAGCAACTCGACGGCGAGGGTCAGCTACTTCCCCGCGGCGCAGGTCGCGGCGGCATTCGACAAAGGCGCGGTACTGTTCGATGGCCAAGGCCGGAACTACATGGTCCATGCCAGCCGTCGTGACGCGCCCGGCAAGGCTGAAATTCATACCCTGGACACCGACATCATCTACGTTCTCGGCGGCACGGCCACTTTCGTGACCGGCGGCACCGCTGTCGAGCCGGCGAACATCGCGGCCGATGAGATTCGAGGTTCCTCGATCACCAGCGGTGACACGCGCCAACTTGCCAAAGGCGACGTCATCATTGTTCCGAACGGCGTTCCCCACTGGTTCAAGGAAGTGAAGGGGCCGTTCACGTACTACGTGGTGAAGGTGCGCTAG
- a CDS encoding SMP-30/gluconolactonase/LRE family protein — protein MKRIFAFAATLLFTIFPAVAQHVQDPPFGRPEATVDLATREGAALVNGQWRYSDVKIVEVDGRAVGSDLRPSGPPNRTYDYTPKANGAGFDDSGWPAIDPTTLDARRGNGKVSFAWYRINVTVPPKVGSFDPTGSTLAFEIVIDDYAEVWVDGKLPLVLGQAGGQVIKGFNAPNKVILTRNARPGQRFEIAVFGMNGPISASPNNFIWIKSATLDFYKPSANDTPSAGRIERIDPAIDQIVPREAKIEKLAGGFLFTEGPVWVRDGGYLLFSEPDNNLIWRYTPDGELSIYRTHSGYSGLNIGEYHQPGSNGLTLDKDGRLTIDEHGRRRVVRLERNGVVTVLADRYDGKRLNSPNDLVYKSDGSLYFTDPPFGLAKVYDDPAKELPYSGVFRVADGHITLLTRELKGPNGIAFSPDEKYLYVGNWDEQKKVVMRYDVQPDGTLANGKVFADFTSTPGEDAIDGLKVDERGDVYVSGPGGLWIVSPEGKRLGTIVAAEHPHNMAWGDDDGRTLYMTARSGLYRIRLNVAGVHP, from the coding sequence ATGAAGCGCATCTTTGCTTTCGCCGCCACTTTGCTGTTCACCATCTTCCCTGCCGTCGCCCAGCATGTGCAAGATCCTCCGTTCGGGCGGCCTGAGGCGACGGTGGATCTCGCTACCCGCGAGGGCGCCGCCTTGGTGAACGGGCAGTGGCGATACAGCGACGTCAAGATCGTGGAGGTGGACGGGCGCGCAGTAGGGTCCGACTTGCGTCCGAGCGGCCCGCCGAATCGGACGTACGATTACACGCCCAAGGCGAATGGCGCCGGCTTCGACGACTCCGGCTGGCCGGCGATTGATCCGACCACGCTCGATGCCCGTCGCGGCAACGGCAAGGTCAGCTTCGCCTGGTACCGGATCAACGTTACGGTTCCGCCTAAGGTCGGCAGCTTCGATCCAACCGGTTCCACGCTCGCGTTCGAAATTGTGATCGACGACTATGCCGAGGTCTGGGTAGACGGCAAGCTCCCGCTCGTCCTCGGGCAAGCAGGCGGGCAAGTCATAAAGGGTTTCAACGCACCCAACAAAGTGATCCTCACGCGCAATGCGCGCCCGGGTCAGCGCTTCGAGATTGCCGTGTTCGGGATGAACGGCCCGATCAGCGCCTCGCCAAACAATTTCATCTGGATCAAGTCGGCCACTCTGGACTTCTACAAGCCCAGTGCCAACGACACACCGAGTGCGGGCAGGATTGAACGCATCGATCCTGCGATTGATCAGATCGTTCCACGCGAAGCCAAAATCGAGAAGCTTGCCGGCGGCTTCCTGTTCACCGAAGGTCCGGTGTGGGTGCGCGATGGCGGCTATCTGCTCTTCAGCGAGCCCGATAACAACCTGATCTGGCGCTACACACCCGACGGTGAACTATCCATCTACCGCACTCATTCCGGCTACAGCGGTCTCAACATCGGTGAATACCACCAGCCTGGGTCCAACGGCCTCACTCTCGACAAAGATGGCCGGCTCACCATCGACGAGCACGGCCGCCGGCGAGTGGTCCGCCTGGAGCGCAACGGCGTGGTCACAGTCCTCGCCGACCGATACGACGGCAAGCGGCTGAACAGTCCGAACGATCTCGTCTACAAGTCCGACGGCTCGCTCTACTTCACCGATCCGCCGTTCGGCCTCGCCAAGGTCTACGACGATCCGGCCAAGGAGCTTCCTTACAGCGGCGTCTTTCGCGTGGCGGATGGCCACATCACGCTGCTCACCAGGGAACTCAAGGGCCCCAACGGCATCGCGTTCTCCCCCGACGAGAAATATCTCTACGTCGGCAATTGGGATGAGCAGAAGAAAGTCGTAATGCGCTACGACGTGCAGCCTGACGGAACGCTCGCCAACGGCAAGGTGTTCGCTGATTTCACCAGCACGCCCGGCGAAGACGCGATCGATGGCCTGAAGGTGGATGAGCGCGGGGACGTTTATGTCTCCGGTCCCGGCGGGCTTTGGATCGTCTCGCCGGAAGGCAAGCGCCTGGGCACGATCGTTGCGGCCGAGCATCCGCACAACATGGCTTGGGGCGACGACGACGGCCGCACGCTCTACATGACGGCCCGCAGTGGTCTATACCGGATCCGTTTGAACGTGGCGGGCGTGCACCCTTGA
- a CDS encoding DUF417 family protein: protein MSTAGPQSIPVAAPRAFAGVENAGKLIARCGLVLVLVWIGAMKFTAYEAEGIRPLVTTSPLLSWAYSVFSVRAFSNLLGIVEISTGLLIALRFVSARAAAIGSVLALGTFLTTLSFLFSLPGWEKSLGGFPALSGSGGFLLKDLVLLGVSVWCLGEALQAIRR from the coding sequence ATGAGCACGGCAGGTCCCCAATCCATTCCCGTGGCTGCCCCGCGCGCCTTTGCCGGCGTCGAGAACGCAGGCAAGCTCATCGCACGTTGCGGGCTTGTCCTCGTGCTGGTGTGGATCGGCGCCATGAAGTTCACTGCCTACGAAGCCGAAGGCATCCGGCCGCTGGTCACCACCAGTCCGTTGCTGTCGTGGGCGTACAGCGTCTTCAGCGTGCGCGCGTTTTCGAACCTGCTGGGCATTGTCGAGATCTCGACCGGGTTGCTCATCGCGCTGCGGTTCGTTTCCGCGCGTGCAGCCGCGATCGGCAGCGTGCTTGCGCTCGGCACCTTTCTGACGACGCTCAGCTTCCTGTTCTCGCTTCCCGGATGGGAGAAGAGTCTGGGTGGCTTCCCTGCTCTGAGCGGCAGCGGAGGCTTCCTGCTGAAGGACCTGGTGCTGCTTGGCGTGTCGGTCTGGTGCCTCGGCGAGGCGCTCCAGGCAATCCGGCGCTAG
- a CDS encoding nuclear transport factor 2 family protein encodes MDDIYAINVAKTEYREAFNTGDVHRLLSVFGDGFADFSVGEPSFFGAEARNALEWRVRELFARYEARLAVIIIDIQIFGNVAYDWGWHELTLTPKTGGDPVTTRQRYMEVWQKGADGKWRIAIFINNADLPPQMLDERLRQARAESGPS; translated from the coding sequence ATGGATGACATCTACGCCATCAATGTCGCCAAGACCGAGTACCGCGAGGCTTTTAATACTGGGGATGTGCACCGGCTACTCTCGGTTTTCGGCGATGGCTTCGCCGACTTCAGCGTTGGCGAGCCGAGCTTCTTCGGGGCAGAGGCCCGCAACGCCCTGGAGTGGCGTGTGCGAGAGCTATTCGCCCGATATGAAGCTCGACTGGCCGTAATCATTATCGACATTCAGATATTTGGTAACGTCGCCTACGACTGGGGATGGCACGAACTCACGCTCACACCGAAAACGGGCGGCGATCCGGTCACCACGCGGCAACGCTACATGGAGGTTTGGCAGAAGGGTGCGGACGGCAAATGGCGGATCGCCATCTTTATCAACAACGCCGACCTGCCGCCGCAGATGCTCGATGAGCGACTTCGCCAAGCAAGGGCCGAGTCGGGGCCCAGCTAG